One Thermoplasma sp. Kam2015 genomic region harbors:
- a CDS encoding radical SAM protein yields the protein MSWEVVLTSDRGTFTDYNGSSPLGYVACLPARLVPRFFMDRFFTPPIKSYENGEAITAPYGLRKVEAILASKGISVVVSPPEQLEKTVDAGTKVLGINVHDPYALSPVSTKLTMIFGGGDSWTAKFFKELAEKVKRLKAKYGFKVIIGGPGAWQIAMDMPEWVDAVLDGEAELDFPDLVRRMERGEPVPKVTYGRMPKVEEIPTIIKPSRFGEVQITRGCPRGCQFCSITPETFRSIPLEDIVKEVRLNIDHGIRGIELLTDDIMLYGSKKLQVNHEALVNLFTTVKKMGATHIYFPHISAPGAKSSPRTVQAIAEIAEYDKYTAEAPVVGLESGSERIISKYMRGKPFPWTPHDWGDVIVDATGILVDNHIHPCYTMTIGYPDETDEDIEESIKLVERMIDLDLEAWIFPLPVIPMTASRLKGNDFPWIDTIPKKYWDILYISWKHSIKVTKDLFPYLTSEMRNPIIQWMVRNMNERVFSGIEGIFRELGETKGKATEKFAMVEFDNFAGFAKTIYYLAALGFKSRSSRKSSVPATN from the coding sequence ATGTCCTGGGAAGTTGTTCTGACATCTGATAGAGGGACATTCACGGACTACAATGGATCTTCGCCGCTTGGCTATGTGGCATGCCTTCCTGCAAGGCTTGTTCCACGTTTCTTTATGGATAGATTCTTCACTCCTCCAATCAAATCCTATGAAAATGGAGAGGCGATAACGGCTCCGTACGGACTCAGGAAGGTTGAGGCCATTCTTGCATCGAAGGGCATATCGGTTGTTGTATCACCGCCGGAACAACTGGAGAAGACCGTTGACGCAGGAACGAAGGTCCTAGGCATAAACGTACATGATCCATACGCACTGAGTCCTGTCTCTACAAAGCTGACCATGATATTCGGTGGCGGTGACAGCTGGACTGCGAAATTTTTCAAAGAGCTTGCTGAAAAGGTAAAGAGGCTGAAAGCGAAGTACGGATTCAAGGTTATAATAGGCGGCCCGGGTGCATGGCAGATAGCTATGGACATGCCGGAATGGGTTGATGCAGTGCTTGACGGTGAAGCGGAGCTGGACTTTCCAGATCTGGTAAGGAGAATGGAGAGAGGCGAACCGGTGCCTAAGGTTACCTACGGTCGCATGCCAAAGGTTGAGGAAATCCCAACGATAATAAAGCCATCAAGATTCGGAGAGGTGCAGATAACCAGAGGATGTCCAAGGGGCTGCCAGTTCTGCTCCATAACGCCAGAGACATTCAGATCTATACCGTTGGAGGACATAGTCAAGGAGGTCAGGCTTAACATCGATCATGGAATAAGAGGAATTGAGCTTCTCACTGATGATATAATGCTATACGGGTCGAAGAAGCTCCAGGTGAACCATGAAGCCCTTGTGAACCTGTTCACCACGGTCAAGAAGATGGGGGCTACCCACATCTATTTCCCGCATATTTCGGCTCCGGGTGCAAAATCAAGCCCTAGAACTGTTCAGGCCATCGCTGAGATTGCGGAATATGATAAATATACAGCTGAAGCGCCGGTCGTTGGCTTGGAAAGCGGTAGTGAACGCATAATATCAAAGTACATGAGAGGCAAGCCTTTCCCGTGGACGCCGCATGACTGGGGCGACGTGATCGTGGATGCTACGGGAATCCTAGTGGATAACCACATACATCCATGCTATACGATGACCATAGGATATCCGGACGAGACCGATGAGGATATCGAGGAGAGCATAAAGCTGGTTGAGAGGATGATAGACCTGGATCTTGAGGCATGGATATTCCCGCTTCCTGTCATACCTATGACAGCCAGCAGGCTCAAGGGAAACGATTTTCCATGGATCGATACCATACCGAAGAAGTACTGGGATATACTATATATATCGTGGAAGCACTCAATCAAGGTGACCAAGGATCTGTTCCCGTATCTCACCAGCGAGATGAGGAATCCCATCATACAGTGGATGGTTCGAAACATGAACGAACGGGTCTTCTCTGGCATTGAGGGCATCTTCAGGGAGCTGGGCGAGACAAAGGGCAAGGCCACTGAAAAATTCGCCATGGTGGAGTTCGATAACTTCGCTGGTTTCGCCAAGACCATCTATTATCTTGCGGCACTTGGGTTCAAAAGCAGGTCTTCAAGAAAATCCAGCGTGCCTGCGACAAATTGA
- the ychF gene encoding YchF-related putative GTPase, whose product MSVKIGLVGEPNVGKSTFYSAATQNEAEIGDFPFTTVKPNLGMTFFTVRCPDSEIGSHCNPREGYCENGIRHIPVQVIDVPGLIEGASEGRGMGNEFLDAVRDVDAIVLIVDISSGSIENIKNSINLVMNEIKKWFADRIYSDWDHFSRRSEATGERREIALRRKLSLFGVPEKKISEILEAEFFPARLSIWTMEDAYNLASAILKYAKPVVYAGNKGDKVDAETIRKIIETIPDMYVVSAEYELAVKRARNAGMIDSVLTGFKITGGNQRQREALEMIDRWFRTPGVVRIHDLVEKVVKNLLHYIVVYPVYDENKWTDKAGNVLPDAYVMVEGSTALDLAFRVHTDIGEGFIRAINGRTKMILGRDYVLKDSDVIKIISKK is encoded by the coding sequence ATGTCTGTAAAGATAGGCCTCGTAGGCGAACCAAACGTCGGTAAGTCAACATTCTACTCGGCTGCAACTCAGAATGAGGCCGAAATAGGTGATTTTCCATTCACTACCGTGAAACCGAACCTGGGCATGACGTTCTTCACCGTGAGGTGCCCGGATTCAGAAATCGGATCTCACTGCAATCCCAGGGAAGGCTACTGCGAAAATGGGATACGCCATATTCCCGTTCAGGTGATAGATGTTCCCGGCCTAATAGAGGGTGCAAGCGAAGGCCGTGGAATGGGAAACGAATTCTTAGACGCCGTGAGGGATGTAGATGCTATAGTGCTCATAGTCGACATCTCATCAGGATCAATTGAAAACATAAAGAACAGCATAAATCTGGTGATGAACGAGATAAAGAAGTGGTTCGCGGACAGAATATACTCTGACTGGGATCATTTCAGCAGGAGGAGTGAGGCAACAGGCGAGCGCCGTGAAATAGCCCTTAGAAGAAAACTCTCTCTTTTCGGCGTTCCGGAGAAGAAGATCTCTGAAATTCTCGAGGCTGAGTTTTTCCCAGCCAGGCTGAGTATCTGGACGATGGAGGATGCCTATAACCTAGCATCAGCAATACTGAAATATGCAAAACCCGTAGTATATGCTGGCAACAAGGGCGACAAGGTGGATGCTGAAACCATTCGTAAGATCATTGAGACAATACCTGATATGTATGTTGTTTCTGCGGAGTATGAGCTGGCCGTGAAGAGAGCGAGGAATGCCGGCATGATAGATTCTGTGCTGACCGGGTTTAAGATAACGGGGGGCAATCAGCGACAGAGAGAGGCGCTTGAGATGATAGATAGATGGTTCAGGACACCCGGTGTCGTGAGAATACACGACCTGGTGGAAAAGGTGGTCAAGAACCTGCTGCACTACATCGTCGTTTACCCAGTATATGATGAAAATAAATGGACAGATAAGGCTGGAAACGTCCTTCCTGATGCGTATGTGATGGTTGAGGGATCAACTGCATTGGATCTTGCATTCAGGGTGCATACAGATATCGGCGAAGGGTTCATCAGGGCCATAAACGGCAGAACAAAGATGATCCTGGGCAGGGACTATGTATTGAAGGACTCAGACGTGATAAAGATAATCTCCAAGAAATGA
- a CDS encoding PPC domain-containing DNA-binding protein, with protein MYSKQEGTFIVARFDKNTSFFEDLDEVCRKYDVKGGTVVWAIGMLRDFEIGYWNGQDYDKETFRERLEIVSLHGSIAQNDPRYHIHASGARSNHMIVGGHLFSAVVDPLIEIQIMKAEEAEMMRVQDPSDKLFKLTIK; from the coding sequence ATGTACTCCAAGCAGGAGGGCACATTCATAGTGGCCCGCTTCGATAAGAATACCTCCTTTTTTGAGGATCTGGATGAGGTATGCAGAAAATACGACGTTAAGGGTGGTACGGTAGTATGGGCTATAGGCATGCTGAGAGATTTCGAGATCGGATACTGGAACGGTCAGGACTATGATAAGGAGACGTTCAGGGAGAGACTGGAGATCGTGTCCCTGCACGGGAGCATTGCGCAGAACGATCCACGATATCATATACATGCATCTGGAGCCAGGTCAAATCACATGATAGTGGGTGGACATCTCTTCTCTGCAGTTGTTGATCCGCTCATAGAGATACAGATAATGAAGGCGGAAGAAGCTGAGATGATGAGGGTCCAGGATCCGTCCGATAAGCTCTTCAAGCTCACAATAAAATGA